The following coding sequences are from one Leptospira stimsonii window:
- a CDS encoding SpoIIE family protein phosphatase → MFLNKHVLDPDSIEKRLSFSYPCFVQNRYVQKKYVPFLILTLLVSLILFPFSVFPEAIQKISSFDTITSLDSGSQHHWEITTSPLDPVSFSKSYLEGKKNSTPFEIYNAPGVHKLKDESVQTVYIVKKFIAPKEWNAPSLSVRLGTINDKDRTYLNGTLIGATGDFDEKYPQAYDKIRVYSISNDLIRKGEKNIIVIQVKKFFDREVGIEQDRTEIGDTSLILKDLLRAEYIKTFLLMIYLTVGGYFLFLYVRRRSDQENLYYGLFTILFFLYQFLRNQIKYDLGIEFIYMKKVEYLILTILIPMFSNFVRVYFKYSRNLFLNVLDGSYATFAVFYLFSNNVIHYNLLNKHVVQYGWILYVGLISYYLVRRIAQKDRDALFILFGVLVVVVAGVLDTLGARNVIVFPRVVGYAFLFFILSIATILANKFVRLNEEVEELNEDLEKKVEQRTEELKLSLEQVNRLKIQQDADYFLTSLLINPLSSNKNTSEVVKTEFYTKQKKSFEFKGKTYEIGGDILISGNVELSGKRYVVFVNGDAMGKSIQGAGGALVMGTVFNTILTRSGISSQKDKSPERWLKEAFLELQKIFESFDGSMYISIVLGLVEESSGLLYYINAEHPWTVLYRDGIASYIEDELTLRKIGIPENEEHLTIKTFRMLPGDTIVIGSDGRDDLLIGKAEDRIINEDQDQFLRRVEEGYGDLREVYEKILKFGTLVDDFTLLKITFHPKTELPSNSNLPTASFQETLDRGRNLLENNRIEEGLDTFEKALELYPKNETILKLLGRFYLKEKDYAKSIGYWETLLDQNADSSDYLYHASLCYKMLKFYQKAADLGERAFLQDPSFLRNLINLADIYRILNILPRANELIERALLIDPKNGKALQLKNSLGTA, encoded by the coding sequence ATGTTTTTAAACAAACATGTCCTCGATCCGGATTCTATAGAGAAGCGCCTTTCCTTTTCTTATCCTTGTTTCGTCCAAAACCGGTATGTGCAAAAAAAGTATGTTCCCTTTTTGATTCTTACTCTTTTGGTAAGTCTCATCCTCTTTCCTTTTTCGGTTTTTCCGGAAGCGATTCAAAAAATTTCATCCTTTGATACGATCACGAGTTTGGACTCCGGTTCCCAACATCATTGGGAGATTACGACTTCACCGCTGGATCCAGTTTCTTTTTCTAAATCCTATCTCGAAGGTAAGAAGAATTCCACTCCATTCGAAATCTATAATGCTCCCGGCGTTCATAAATTAAAAGATGAATCCGTTCAGACGGTTTATATCGTAAAAAAATTCATCGCTCCGAAAGAATGGAATGCGCCGAGCCTTTCCGTTCGTCTGGGGACAATCAATGATAAGGACAGGACATACCTCAACGGAACTCTGATCGGAGCCACGGGAGATTTCGACGAAAAATATCCGCAAGCTTACGATAAGATTCGTGTCTATTCGATTTCCAACGATCTGATCCGAAAGGGTGAAAAGAATATTATAGTGATTCAGGTGAAAAAGTTCTTTGATCGAGAAGTGGGAATCGAGCAGGATCGAACCGAAATCGGGGATACATCCTTAATTCTGAAAGACCTTCTTCGTGCGGAGTATATTAAAACATTCTTATTGATGATTTATCTGACCGTGGGTGGATATTTTCTTTTTTTATACGTCAGACGTCGTTCGGACCAGGAGAACTTATATTACGGTCTTTTTACGATTCTTTTCTTTCTTTATCAATTTTTAAGAAATCAGATCAAATACGACCTTGGAATCGAATTCATTTATATGAAGAAAGTGGAATATTTGATTCTCACCATATTGATTCCGATGTTTTCCAATTTTGTTCGCGTCTATTTTAAGTATTCTCGCAATCTGTTCTTGAACGTCTTAGACGGAAGTTACGCAACCTTTGCCGTGTTCTATCTTTTTTCCAATAACGTAATTCACTACAATCTCCTCAACAAACACGTGGTTCAATACGGCTGGATTCTTTACGTAGGTCTGATTTCGTATTATCTCGTCCGGAGAATCGCGCAGAAGGATCGGGACGCACTTTTTATTCTTTTCGGCGTTTTGGTCGTTGTGGTAGCGGGTGTTTTGGATACACTCGGAGCTCGCAATGTGATCGTTTTTCCGAGGGTCGTCGGATACGCGTTTCTATTTTTTATTTTGAGCATCGCAACGATTCTTGCAAATAAGTTTGTACGTTTGAACGAGGAAGTGGAAGAATTAAACGAAGACCTTGAAAAAAAAGTCGAACAAAGAACCGAAGAGCTCAAACTGTCTTTAGAGCAAGTCAATCGTCTGAAAATACAACAGGATGCGGATTACTTTCTTACTTCTCTTTTGATCAATCCTCTTTCATCCAATAAAAATACGAGCGAGGTCGTTAAGACCGAGTTTTATACAAAGCAGAAAAAATCCTTCGAATTCAAGGGGAAAACCTACGAGATCGGAGGAGATATTTTGATTTCGGGTAACGTGGAACTCAGTGGAAAACGTTATGTGGTCTTCGTGAACGGGGATGCGATGGGAAAATCCATCCAGGGAGCCGGCGGAGCTTTGGTTATGGGAACCGTTTTTAATACGATCCTGACTCGATCCGGGATCAGTTCTCAGAAAGATAAGTCTCCGGAACGTTGGTTGAAAGAGGCGTTTTTAGAACTTCAGAAAATTTTTGAATCCTTCGACGGTTCCATGTATATCTCGATCGTATTGGGATTAGTGGAAGAATCCTCCGGGTTGTTGTATTATATCAATGCGGAACATCCATGGACGGTTTTATACAGGGATGGAATCGCTTCTTACATAGAGGATGAACTCACACTTCGAAAAATCGGAATCCCCGAAAATGAAGAACACCTCACGATCAAGACGTTCCGGATGTTGCCAGGTGATACGATCGTAATCGGATCCGACGGACGAGACGACCTTTTGATCGGTAAAGCGGAAGATCGGATCATCAACGAAGATCAAGATCAGTTTTTAAGAAGGGTAGAGGAGGGATACGGAGACCTAAGGGAAGTATATGAAAAAATTCTAAAGTTCGGAACTCTTGTGGATGACTTTACTCTTCTGAAAATCACCTTTCATCCGAAGACAGAACTACCTTCTAATTCCAACCTGCCGACGGCGTCTTTTCAGGAAACCTTGGATCGAGGTAGGAATCTACTCGAAAATAATAGAATCGAAGAAGGGTTAGACACGTTTGAAAAGGCGCTTGAGCTGTATCCGAAAAACGAAACGATTCTAAAATTGCTTGGGAGATTCTATCTTAAAGAAAAAGATTATGCGAAGTCGATCGGATACTGGGAAACACTTCTGGATCAAAATGCGGATTCGAGCGATTATTTATATCACGCATCTCTTTGTTATAAAATGTTGAAGTTTTACCAAAAAGCGGCGGATCTTGGGGAAAGGGCCTTTTTGCAAGATCCATCGTTTCTTAGGAATTTAATCAATCTCGCCGATATATACAGAATATTGAATATTCTTCCTCGCGCGAATGAATTGATCGAAAGGGCTTTGCTGATCGATCCGAAAAATGGAAAAGCTCTTCAGTTGAAAAATTCGCTCGGAACCGCGTGA
- a CDS encoding M20 metallopeptidase family protein, with translation MKLTVTDSRTQELIRYRRQIHKHPELRYEENQTAGFVIDHLKSLGLSFQDKIAKTGVVALVDSGKPGKTLLVRADMDALPIFEESKAEYKSVHDGVMHACGHDAHTSILMGLASDIKEDIRSILPKGRVLLVFQPAEEGGQGADKMIDEGILENYNVDAALALHVWNHIPVGKVGVVDGPMMAAVDEFTITITGISGHGAMPQHTVDPIVVGAQIVTALQTIVSRNTDPLDSCVVTVGSFHAGNAFNVIPETAELKGTVRTYSKKMFEEVPEKLERVVNGISSALGAKVSIHYERTNHPTINDPFMANIVRKASLNILGENSITEEHTKSMGGEDFSAFLMKVPGCYFFIGSMNESKGLIHPHHSSKFDIDEDSLSIGLSVLKEAIRIYLEEN, from the coding sequence ATGAAACTCACAGTGACCGACAGCCGAACCCAAGAACTCATTCGTTACAGAAGACAGATCCACAAACATCCCGAGCTCCGTTACGAGGAAAATCAAACCGCCGGATTTGTGATCGATCATCTCAAGTCTCTCGGACTTTCCTTTCAGGATAAGATCGCAAAGACCGGAGTGGTCGCGTTAGTCGATTCCGGTAAACCGGGAAAAACGCTTCTCGTCCGAGCGGACATGGACGCGCTCCCAATCTTTGAGGAATCCAAAGCGGAATACAAATCCGTTCACGACGGGGTTATGCACGCCTGCGGTCACGACGCACATACTTCCATTCTTATGGGACTCGCCTCCGATATCAAAGAGGACATTCGTTCGATTCTTCCCAAAGGAAGAGTTCTTCTCGTCTTTCAACCCGCCGAGGAAGGCGGACAAGGCGCTGACAAGATGATCGATGAAGGAATATTAGAAAATTATAACGTAGATGCGGCGCTCGCGCTTCACGTCTGGAATCATATCCCAGTGGGAAAGGTCGGCGTCGTCGACGGTCCGATGATGGCCGCCGTGGACGAATTTACGATTACGATCACGGGAATCAGCGGACACGGAGCGATGCCGCAACATACTGTAGACCCGATCGTCGTAGGAGCTCAGATCGTGACGGCTCTTCAAACGATTGTTTCTCGAAACACGGATCCGTTGGATTCTTGCGTCGTTACGGTTGGAAGTTTTCACGCTGGAAACGCGTTTAACGTGATTCCGGAAACCGCAGAACTCAAAGGGACTGTTAGAACATATTCCAAGAAGATGTTTGAAGAAGTTCCCGAAAAGTTAGAACGTGTTGTCAACGGAATCTCGTCCGCGCTCGGAGCCAAGGTTTCCATCCACTACGAGAGAACCAATCACCCGACGATCAACGATCCTTTTATGGCGAATATCGTTCGTAAGGCTTCGCTTAACATTCTCGGAGAGAACAGCATAACGGAAGAACACACGAAGTCGATGGGAGGAGAGGACTTTTCCGCCTTCCTCATGAAAGTTCCCGGCTGTTATTTTTTTATAGGATCGATGAACGAATCCAAAGGACTCATTCATCCGCATCACAGTTCTAAATTCGATATCGACGAGGATTCTCTTTCCATCGGACTTTCCGTCTTAAAAGAGGCGATTCGGATCTATCTTGAGGAAAATTAG
- a CDS encoding aminopeptidase P N-terminal domain-containing protein, with protein MTHSIYRERIKEVQKKLKEGEVLIVFAASHSIRNRDVEYKFRQDSDYFYLTGLDEADGILILKNSYKSIFMLPKDKEKEIWTGIRIGKENAKSLLALDESFDTNEWESKLDEILVNQHTLYHFFGRNLVRDSKLIQWIYSLNQRSREGKFGPRRIESPDFLHWMRMFKTPAEISALQESARITALGHERLMKESKPGMFEYELEAILESEYLKQGAWGGGYGHIVATGRNATILHYTSNNCQLKEGELVLVDSGAEKGYYTADVTRNFPVGKKFSPEQKAVYEVVLKAQKEAVLHTREGVEFVAIHNQAVKTLIEGLKDLGILQGSLDSILEQGTFKKYYMHRTSHYLGMDVHDVGTYYQSGSSKKLENGQVITIEPGLYFDPEDPEIPERFRGIGIRIEDDVLVDGQSSRNLTEMIPKEISEIEALKR; from the coding sequence ATGACACATTCAATCTATCGGGAAAGAATCAAGGAAGTTCAAAAAAAACTCAAAGAAGGCGAGGTTCTGATCGTCTTTGCGGCTTCTCATTCCATCAGAAATCGGGATGTGGAGTATAAGTTTCGTCAGGATTCCGATTATTTCTATCTGACCGGCTTGGACGAAGCGGACGGAATTCTTATATTAAAGAATTCTTATAAATCGATCTTTATGCTTCCGAAGGATAAAGAAAAAGAAATTTGGACAGGTATTCGGATCGGAAAAGAAAATGCGAAGTCGCTCCTGGCTCTCGACGAGTCATTCGATACGAACGAATGGGAATCGAAGTTAGACGAAATTCTCGTCAATCAGCATACGCTCTATCATTTTTTCGGAAGGAACTTGGTTCGGGATTCTAAACTGATCCAGTGGATCTATTCCCTCAATCAACGTTCGAGAGAAGGGAAGTTCGGCCCGAGAAGAATCGAATCTCCCGATTTTTTACACTGGATGAGAATGTTCAAAACACCCGCGGAAATTTCAGCGCTACAAGAATCCGCAAGAATCACCGCGCTCGGTCACGAACGTCTGATGAAAGAATCCAAACCGGGAATGTTCGAATACGAACTGGAAGCCATCTTAGAATCCGAATATCTCAAACAAGGAGCTTGGGGAGGAGGATACGGACATATCGTAGCAACGGGTAGAAACGCGACGATCCTTCACTATACGTCTAACAACTGTCAGTTGAAAGAAGGCGAGCTCGTTTTAGTCGACAGCGGCGCTGAAAAAGGATATTACACAGCGGATGTTACGCGTAACTTTCCGGTCGGCAAAAAATTCTCACCCGAACAAAAGGCTGTCTACGAAGTCGTTCTCAAGGCTCAGAAGGAAGCGGTTTTACATACGAGAGAAGGTGTGGAATTTGTCGCGATTCATAATCAAGCGGTAAAAACTCTTATCGAAGGGTTGAAAGATTTGGGAATACTGCAAGGTTCTTTAGATTCCATTTTGGAACAAGGGACATTCAAAAAATATTATATGCATCGGACGAGTCATTATTTGGGTATGGATGTTCACGACGTTGGGACGTATTATCAAAGCGGGTCGTCGAAGAAGCTGGAAAACGGTCAGGTAATCACGATCGAACCCGGATTGTATTTTGATCCGGAAGATCCTGAAATTCCGGAACGTTTTCGCGGGATCGGCATCCGAATCGAGGACGACGTTTTGGTCGACGGTCAGAGTTCACGGAATTTGACGGAGATGATTCCGAAAGAAATCTCCGAAATAGAAGCCCTCAAACGTTAA
- a CDS encoding FAD-dependent thymidylate synthase, whose amino-acid sequence MLTQKPIVSLLDHSKDPFNLAIATARTCYSSKGILLPSDMVSSEKSIEIRDRVAKSTKKAGHLTTRQHPQFIFTLDKVSRQFVWSFLHSHPFYNSEQVSQRYVEVKKENYYVPPGLSGKLLELYLDAVDFASQAYFSYNEILHPFIQEEYFNIYKARANYPDKWQGPIKKKCLEVARYLLPLGTFTYLYHSINGLTLHRYYRLMNSYDVPEEQRAVVTEMVNQVRAVDPLYADEMDDPLPLEETTEYRFFDSMFGTAKREFHPEAAKAFIKEYDSELGGRYSKLVSHSSNGPEILAQSVRSILGIPKSSLGDQDAIDLVLNPSKNKHLTSTLNESSLSPITRALFNVQYSFQKRISHTADSQDQRHRMVPGGRPVLMSQYAGTPDYITPFVVQKYPQLKEKYDSDMNQIFEKVNRFLDAGGSPEYATYLLPNAFPIRFYESGDLLNLHHKWRSRTCYNAQEEIFQASVDELTDVMKVHPEIAKWIKAPCWIRLQGEVKPYCPEGDHYCGTQVWKRELSEYSRVI is encoded by the coding sequence ATGCTAACCCAAAAACCAATCGTTTCACTACTTGATCACAGTAAGGACCCATTCAATCTTGCGATCGCTACTGCAAGAACCTGCTATTCTTCTAAAGGAATTCTTCTCCCTTCCGATATGGTTTCTTCGGAAAAATCGATCGAGATCCGAGATCGTGTCGCAAAGTCTACCAAAAAAGCCGGTCACTTGACCACAAGACAACATCCTCAATTTATCTTCACTCTCGACAAAGTCTCCCGACAATTCGTCTGGTCCTTCTTACACTCTCATCCATTTTATAACTCGGAACAAGTATCTCAAAGATATGTAGAAGTCAAAAAGGAGAATTACTACGTTCCTCCAGGACTCAGTGGAAAACTTTTAGAACTCTACCTCGACGCAGTCGACTTTGCAAGCCAGGCTTATTTTTCTTATAACGAAATTCTTCATCCTTTTATCCAGGAAGAATATTTCAATATCTACAAAGCACGCGCCAACTATCCGGACAAATGGCAGGGACCGATCAAGAAAAAATGTCTCGAAGTGGCACGTTATCTGCTACCTCTCGGGACTTTTACGTATCTCTATCATTCCATCAACGGACTTACGCTTCATCGTTACTATCGATTGATGAATTCTTACGACGTTCCCGAAGAACAAAGAGCCGTCGTCACCGAAATGGTCAACCAAGTCCGTGCGGTGGATCCTCTCTACGCGGACGAAATGGACGATCCCCTTCCTCTCGAAGAAACGACCGAGTATCGTTTTTTTGATTCTATGTTCGGCACCGCAAAGAGAGAATTTCATCCGGAAGCCGCAAAAGCATTTATAAAAGAATATGACTCCGAACTCGGAGGAAGGTATTCGAAACTTGTATCCCATTCTTCCAATGGACCTGAAATTCTTGCACAATCGGTTCGATCTATATTAGGAATTCCTAAATCTTCTCTCGGAGATCAAGACGCAATCGATCTCGTTTTAAATCCTTCAAAGAATAAACACTTAACTTCCACTCTGAACGAAAGTTCCCTGAGTCCGATCACGAGGGCCCTCTTTAACGTTCAGTATTCTTTTCAAAAAAGAATCTCGCACACCGCAGACAGTCAAGATCAGAGACACAGAATGGTTCCCGGCGGAAGACCGGTCCTCATGTCCCAGTATGCGGGAACTCCCGACTACATCACTCCTTTTGTGGTTCAAAAATATCCACAGCTCAAAGAAAAATACGATTCCGATATGAATCAAATTTTCGAAAAGGTAAACCGATTCTTAGACGCGGGCGGTTCTCCCGAATACGCGACCTATCTTTTGCCGAACGCATTCCCGATCCGTTTTTACGAAAGCGGAGATCTTCTCAACCTCCATCACAAATGGAGATCCAGAACTTGTTACAACGCCCAAGAAGAAATCTTCCAAGCATCCGTGGACGAACTCACGGACGTCATGAAAGTGCATCCCGAGATCGCAAAGTGGATCAAGGCCCCTTGTTGGATTCGACTTCAAGGCGAAGTAAAACCCTATTGTCCGGAAGGCGACCACTACTGCGGAACCCAAGTCTGGAAAAGAGAATTGTCTGAGTATTCCCGAGTGATCTAA
- a CDS encoding efflux RND transporter permease subunit, translated as MIDKLIRASIKNRALVLVLTFMITLVGIYNAYHLSIDAIPDVTNVQVSAVTASPGLSPLEVEQFITYPIEMEFTGLPNVTEIRSISRTGVSSVTVIFKDGTDIYFARQLVNERIKQAEAIIPPGYGRPELSPIATGLGDIYEFVLTSDRHSPEELRTYMEWELAREVKSVEGVIDVNIIGGQVRQYQVKIDPRRLAVHNLTLSQIYDKLESANQNIGGGYISKGAEQIVIRGESQYKSIEDLRNTAVTTAGDGIPLLLGQIAEIEIGPALRFGLVTKDAKGEVVGATAMMLMGQNSLEVVKKVKVRIEEIRERLPPGMRIETFYDRSEFIGRTLGTIFTNLAEAAVLVIIVLIIALGTVKGALLVALAIPIPMLVATIFMNAFGIVGNLMSLGALDFGLLVDGTIVMLESILHGFILKRSFYEMQTKLEDRELAAEEIITDACVRVGRAATFSVAIIMLVYLPLMSLEGVEGRMFKPMAITVALALGAALLFSLTTFPAAASILFKEPVFHHSKYWDIITEKYKELLDFGMSRKKEFLYSGVGVVVFSLLLGSTLGSEFLPRIDEGEIAVDIKRLPSTSLNYSRDTNTDMEAVLKKFPEVISVVSKMGRGESAAEPIGTDEGEAMVKLKPRKEWVSADDREELMTKMKDEILKYIPSSTVSLSQPIENRVNALLSGSKADVVIKIYGDDLVKLKDIAGQFAEKLKGVKGVADLRVQRVLGLPLVEIKVDRENMARYGVQADEILATVEALRLGRNTGKVFEGFKRFDLVVRLKIDATDLEQVENIPVFTSSGSTVPLAQVAEIRLVEGPAAIYRESLKRRIMVETNIRGRDLVGFVNEAQKVTEEIEKNLPPGYRTDWGGQFENFTRAKERLAMVVPIALAIIFFMLMAAFGSIYYALGVFIVVPLAVSGGIIGLVLRGLPFSIPAGVGFIAVSGIAVLNGVVYASTLREELEKGASIADAVYLAGIHSLRPVMTTEVIAAVGFIPMAISTMAGAEVQRPLATVVIFGVIVATVFSRVLLPIVMEYLLNVYESQEKKKSAKRRLLEKQTFGANASFGEDNNEWMHSQAEATEIITEEEDSETESKSRPTKSKKTKKKK; from the coding sequence ATGATTGATAAACTGATCCGCGCCTCCATTAAGAACAGAGCCTTGGTATTGGTTCTCACCTTTATGATCACACTCGTTGGGATCTACAACGCATATCATCTTTCCATCGACGCGATCCCGGACGTAACGAACGTTCAAGTTTCCGCGGTCACCGCTTCGCCGGGGCTTTCCCCTCTCGAAGTGGAACAGTTCATCACATATCCGATCGAGATGGAATTTACCGGTCTTCCGAACGTCACGGAGATTCGGTCCATTTCCAGAACCGGTGTGAGCTCGGTTACGGTCATCTTCAAGGACGGAACCGATATCTACTTTGCGAGACAACTCGTAAACGAAAGAATCAAACAAGCGGAAGCCATCATTCCTCCCGGATACGGAAGACCGGAGCTCTCTCCGATCGCAACGGGTCTTGGTGATATTTACGAGTTCGTATTAACATCGGATCGACATTCTCCCGAAGAACTCAGAACATATATGGAATGGGAACTCGCAAGAGAAGTGAAGTCGGTCGAAGGTGTGATCGACGTGAACATCATCGGTGGTCAGGTTCGTCAGTATCAAGTGAAGATCGATCCGAGAAGGCTCGCGGTTCACAACCTCACCCTTTCGCAAATCTACGATAAGTTAGAATCCGCCAACCAGAACATCGGGGGCGGTTATATATCCAAGGGCGCGGAACAGATCGTGATTCGAGGAGAAAGTCAGTACAAATCCATCGAGGACTTACGAAACACGGCCGTAACCACGGCAGGGGACGGAATACCTCTCTTGCTCGGTCAGATTGCGGAGATCGAAATCGGTCCGGCTCTTCGTTTCGGTCTCGTGACGAAGGATGCGAAAGGTGAAGTTGTTGGCGCGACCGCGATGATGCTCATGGGTCAGAATTCTCTCGAGGTCGTTAAGAAAGTAAAGGTAAGAATCGAAGAGATCCGAGAAAGACTTCCTCCCGGAATGAGAATCGAAACTTTTTACGATCGTTCCGAATTTATCGGAAGAACGTTAGGCACCATCTTTACGAATTTGGCGGAAGCCGCAGTACTCGTTATCATCGTTTTGATCATCGCGCTTGGAACCGTAAAGGGCGCGTTACTCGTCGCTTTGGCGATTCCGATTCCGATGCTCGTCGCGACTATTTTTATGAACGCTTTTGGAATCGTGGGAAACCTCATGTCGTTGGGAGCCTTGGACTTCGGTCTTCTCGTGGACGGAACGATCGTGATGTTAGAATCCATTCTTCATGGGTTTATTTTAAAACGATCCTTCTATGAGATGCAGACAAAACTCGAAGACAGAGAACTCGCCGCGGAGGAGATCATCACGGACGCCTGTGTTCGAGTCGGTCGGGCCGCCACATTTTCAGTCGCGATCATCATGCTCGTCTATCTTCCTCTGATGAGTTTGGAAGGTGTGGAAGGAAGAATGTTCAAGCCGATGGCGATCACGGTCGCTCTCGCCCTCGGAGCCGCCCTCTTATTCTCACTGACAACGTTTCCTGCGGCCGCGAGTATTCTTTTTAAAGAGCCCGTTTTTCATCACAGCAAGTATTGGGACATCATAACGGAAAAATACAAAGAGCTTTTGGATTTTGGAATGTCTCGAAAGAAGGAATTCCTATACTCGGGCGTCGGTGTGGTCGTCTTTTCTCTTCTTCTGGGTTCGACTCTTGGTTCCGAATTCTTACCAAGAATCGACGAAGGGGAAATTGCAGTCGATATCAAACGTCTTCCTTCCACTTCTCTCAACTATTCGAGAGATACGAACACGGACATGGAAGCCGTTCTCAAAAAATTTCCGGAAGTGATCAGCGTCGTTTCGAAGATGGGTCGAGGTGAATCGGCAGCAGAGCCGATTGGAACGGACGAAGGCGAGGCGATGGTAAAACTCAAACCCCGCAAGGAATGGGTGAGCGCAGACGACAGAGAAGAACTCATGACAAAGATGAAGGATGAAATTCTAAAATACATCCCTTCGAGTACTGTGAGTTTGTCTCAACCGATCGAGAACCGTGTGAACGCTCTTCTTTCCGGTTCTAAAGCGGACGTCGTGATCAAGATCTACGGAGATGACTTAGTCAAACTCAAGGACATCGCCGGCCAGTTCGCGGAAAAATTAAAAGGTGTCAAAGGTGTCGCCGACTTAAGAGTGCAGAGAGTTTTGGGTCTTCCTCTTGTCGAGATCAAAGTGGATCGAGAGAACATGGCGCGTTACGGTGTACAAGCCGATGAAATTCTCGCGACCGTGGAAGCGCTTCGTTTGGGAAGAAACACCGGAAAGGTATTCGAGGGTTTTAAACGTTTTGATCTTGTGGTTCGTTTGAAAATCGACGCGACCGATTTGGAGCAGGTGGAGAATATTCCGGTCTTTACTTCTTCGGGTTCCACGGTTCCTCTCGCTCAAGTTGCAGAAATCAGACTTGTGGAAGGTCCGGCCGCGATCTATAGAGAATCTTTGAAGAGAAGAATTATGGTGGAAACGAACATTCGAGGAAGAGACCTCGTAGGTTTCGTAAACGAAGCGCAGAAAGTCACCGAAGAGATCGAAAAAAATCTTCCTCCCGGTTATAGAACGGATTGGGGTGGTCAGTTCGAGAACTTCACTCGTGCAAAAGAAAGACTCGCAATGGTCGTTCCGATCGCGCTTGCAATTATTTTCTTTATGTTGATGGCCGCGTTCGGGAGCATCTACTACGCGTTAGGCGTCTTTATCGTCGTTCCGCTCGCCGTTTCCGGCGGGATCATCGGTCTTGTTTTGAGAGGTCTTCCGTTCAGTATTCCTGCGGGGGTCGGCTTTATCGCCGTGAGCGGGATCGCCGTTTTAAACGGGGTCGTCTACGCTTCGACTCTACGTGAAGAATTGGAAAAGGGAGCTTCGATTGCGGATGCGGTTTATCTCGCGGGAATCCATTCTCTTCGTCCCGTTATGACAACCGAGGTCATCGCGGCGGTTGGGTTTATTCCGATGGCGATTTCGACGATGGCCGGCGCCGAAGTTCAGAGACCTCTGGCAACCGTCGTTATCTTCGGGGTCATCGTCGCGACCGTTTTCTCTCGTGTTCTTCTTCCGATCGTGATGGAATATCTGTTGAACGTTTACGAATCTCAAGAGAAGAAAAAATCGGCGAAGAGAAGGCTTTTAGAAAAACAGACCTTCGGAGCCAACGCGAGTTTTGGAGAGGACAACAACGAGTGGATGCATTCTCAGGCGGAAGCTACTGAAATTATAACTGAAGAAGAAGATTCCGAAACGGAATCCAAATCTCGTCCGACAAAGTCGAAAAAGACAAAGAAGAAAAAATGA